From one Amphiura filiformis chromosome 13, Afil_fr2py, whole genome shotgun sequence genomic stretch:
- the LOC140167328 gene encoding uncharacterized protein → MAGIIVKPNDFLSFIVVVWIYITACHHCFTAADTTITATAPINPIQEGGMLAFHCRIYNLLQNHDVAITQKHGSGSLRISYSEKILVDTDKRYFLAVRQLSDGSVVYFLSITDVTRAETGEYSCKVLDTVGTVAEVGNDKVDIQVSYMPTDNYPLCAYSEPLTIQAGTVVQYNCSSELGSPNITVHWSHTGPGFVPNARDYYSDNFVTSVLTLRPSLIDTGTMYICTIKSSVFTDIKTCHIGPITVTGNSNDLTRHSQTIPRLARSTEAPIFRNGNDNDKTISSNCNEQCEEQESSLFFWMISTVVAACVAFVLLILGIMLCIKIRYRTVEPPQQYVREDIYAELDKRFDEDAVYMALDRSEGEKVYNAYNHTLPRRSENAGYGNVPTGNTSL, encoded by the coding sequence ATGGCGGGTATTATAGTTAAACCCAACGACTTTTTAAGCTTCATAGTCGTTGTATGGATTTATATTACAGCATGTCATCATTGTTTTACAGCAGCTGATACTACTATTACGGCAACCGCACCTATCAATCCGATTCAAGAAGGAGGAATGTTGGCGTTCCACTGTAGGATCTATAACTTACTCCAAAATCACGATGtggctataactcaaaaacacggCTCGGGAAGCTTACGAATTTCATATAGCGAGAAGATACTAGTGGATACTGATAAAAGGTACTTCCTCGCTGTACGCCAGTTAAGCGATGGTTCAGTTGTGTATTTTCTATCCATTACAGACGTCACAAGAGCTGAAACAGGAGAATACTCTTGTAAGGTACTAGACACAGTAGGTACAGTGGCAGAAGTTGGTAATGACAAAGTGGATATCCAGGTGTCTTACATGCCAACGGATAACTACCCTCTATGTGCGTATTCAGAACCATTAACGATACAAGCTGGTACGGTGGTACAGTATAATTGTAGCTCAGAGTTAGGAAGTCCTAATATTACTGTTCATTGGAGTCACACGGGTCCTGGATTTGTACCTAATGCTCGTGATTATTACAGTGATAATTTTGTGACATCGGTGCTGACGCTACGGCCAAGTTTAATTGACACGGGGACAATGTATATTTGTACTATAAAGAGCAGTGTATTTACTGATATAAAAACATGTCATATTGGTCCGATTACTGTGACAGGCAATTCGAATGACTTAACACGACATAGCCAAACAATACCGAGGCTTGCGCGAAGTACGGAAGCACCTATATTCCGTAatggtaatgataatgataaaacaATATCATCTAATTGTAATGAACAATGTGAAGAGCAAGAATCGTCTTTATTTTTCTGGATGATATCAACTGTTGTCGCAGCTTGTGTTGCGTTTGTTTTACTCATATTAGGTATTATGTTATGTATTAAAATTCGATATAGAACAGTCGAGCCGCCGCAGCAGTATGTAAGAGAAGACATATACGCTGAACTTGATAAGAGATTTGATGAAGACGCGGTTTATATGGCATTAGACAGATCGGAGGGTGAAAAGGTTTATAATGCATATAATCATACACTACCTCGAAGAAGTGAAAATGCCGGGTATGGAAATGTTCCGACTGGAAATACAAGCTTGTAG